A window from Theobroma cacao cultivar B97-61/B2 chromosome 3, Criollo_cocoa_genome_V2, whole genome shotgun sequence encodes these proteins:
- the LOC18605812 gene encoding uncharacterized protein LOC18605812: MNLKEALWSKPTDSNASPSPSSSSPRDPESEAASAAATSAVGELVNSLNKQRIYREVTLALRTGLRDSRAEFSFLRVRGLRFLLKSLRSIAQSDSSIILFSHTQSIPDLRVVPVLFEHSLKETEDDRVGSLDHIFSVEPMKINSPSTDAEVALALRVLEGCCLLHPESTRLAHQHKAIPVLMNVLSTRGVLEQGACLDALISIMLDSSANQMDFEACNGIEEVAELIRDKQVDENLRLKCGEFLLLLIGHVNGRERSPMATIHEDIRRLLGEKSASLIWAASQFGSTLDPDQRLTALHIQARRVLESVDLY, translated from the exons ATGAACTTGAAAGAAGCATTATGGAGCAAGCCAACAGATTCCAACGCATCTCCGTCTCCATCATCGTCATCTCCAAGGGACCCAGAATCAGAAGCAGCGTCGGCTGCTGCCACGAGTGCGGTTGGGGAACTAGTTAACTCTCTCAACAAGCAACGAATCTATAGAGAAGTCACCCTCGCTCTCCGCACCGGCCTCCGTGACTCCCGCGCCGAGTTCTCTTTTCTCCGAGTCCGTGGCCTCCGTTTCCTCCTCAAATCTCTCCGATCCATAGCCCAGTCTGACTCCTCCATCATCCTCTTTTCCCACACCCAATCCATCCCCGACCTCCGAG TGGTTCCAGTGTTGTTCGAGCATTCACTGAAGGAAACAGAGGATGACAGAGTGGGAAGCTTGGATCATATATTCAGTGTGGAGCCCATGAAGATTAACAGTCCTTCCACGGATGCGGAAGTTGCTCTTGCGCTTAGAGTCTTGGAAGGTTGTTGTCTACTTCACCCTGAAAGCACCCGTTTGGCCCATCAACACAAAGCCATCCCG GTTTTGATGAATGTCTTATCAACTCGAGGAGTTCTTGAACAAGGTGCATGCCTCGATGCTTTAATCTCAATAATGTTGGACTCCTCAGCCAATCAAATG GACTTTGAAGCATGTAATGGCATTGAGGAAGTTGCAGAGCTCATACGAGACAAGCAAGTGGATGAAAATCTCAG GTTGAAATGTGGAGAGTTCTTGCTTCTACTCATTGGACATGTAAACGGGAGGGAAAGGTCTCCCATGGCAACCATTCATGAAGACATAAGACGACTCTTGGGTGAAAAATCTGCTTCCTTGATATGGGCAGCAAGTCAATTTGGCTCAACCCTTGATCCAGACCAGAGACTGACAGCTCTGCACATCCAAGCTCGCAGGGTTCTGGAATCCGTAGACTTGTACTGA
- the LOC18605813 gene encoding protein yippee-like At4g27745: protein MAESFGPRLYSCSNCRNHVSLHDDIISKSFQGRNGRAFLFSHAMNVVVGPKEDRHLLTGLHTVADIYCADCREVLGWKYERAYEVSQKYKEGKFILEKAKIVKENW, encoded by the exons ATGGCTGAATCCTTCGGTCCACGATTGTACAGCTGCTCGAATTGTCGAAATCATGTTTCTCTCCACGATGATATAATTTCCAAGTCTTTTCAG GGAAGAAATGGCCGTGCATTTTTGTTCTCCCACGCAATGAATGTTGTTGTAGGACCAAAAGAAGACAGGCATCTGTTAACTGGTCTTCACACCGTTGCCGATATCTATTGTGCTGATTGCCGTGAGGTCTTAGGTTGGAAGTATGAGCGAGCCTATGAGGTATCACAGAAGTACAAGGAAGGGAAATTTATACTTGAGAAGGCAAAGATTGTTAAGGAGAACTGGTAG
- the LOC18605811 gene encoding pentatricopeptide repeat-containing protein At2g13600, whose product MMSQMWESITIPPSSPPLNQNPPKPRYSHMPNTLSLLDKPISSTAYASILEACNDPSLGKQVHAHTLKTGFFAHEFVDTKLLQMYAKFGSLEDADLLFDKMALRNLYSWTAMLRLYVDYGLFEEAFRLFEKLQLEELLLDFFVFPVVLKICSGLGNVEVGRQLHGILIKYQFVLNVYVGNALIDMYGKCGSLDDAKKVLETIPETDRVSWNAVVTACATNGKVYEALGFFERMSSFENLRPNLVSWSAVIGGFSQNCYDEEAIEMLFRMVGEGIEPNAQTLASVLPACARLQNLSLGKEFHGYITRHRFMSNAIVVNGLIDLYRRCGDMTSAFHLFSKFSVKNVVSCNTVIVGSCENGNVCKAKELFDRMEIMAIKKDIISWNSMISGYVNNSLFDEALDLFKHVLMEDGIAPDSFTLGSVLTACADTGSLRLGKGIHSQAIVRGLQSNTFVGGALVEMYCKCQDLRAAQIAFNEVTERDTATWNALISGYARCNQIEDIQHLLRKMNEDGFEPNVYTWNGIIAGHVENDLHDKAMQLIFEMQTSNVRPDIYTIGIILPACSRSATIARGKQVHAHSIRCGYDADVYIGAALVDMYAKCGSIHHAPLAYNRISDPNLVSHNAMLTAYAMHGQGEDGIALFRGMLANGFRPDQVTFLSALSSCVHVGSVEMGQELFDLMQHYDVKPTIKHYTCMIDLLSRAGQLNEAYELIQRVPMEADSVMWGALFGGCVIHNNLELGEIAAKRLIALEPNNTGNYVPLANLYAYAGKWSDLASTRKKIKDIGMFKTPGCSWIEDRGDSHVFLAHDKSHKRTEDIYATLDKLTLHMKTVTL is encoded by the coding sequence ATGATGTCTCAAATGTGGGAATCCATCACCATCCCACCATCCTCACCACCACTTAACCAAAATCCTCCTAAACCTCGGTACTCTCACATGCCCAACACTCTCTCCTTGCTTGATAAACCAATAAGTTCAACCGCCTATGCTTCAATTCTCGAAGCTTGCAATGACCCAAGCCTCGGAAAACAGGTCCATGCTCATACTCTTAAAACTGGGTTTTTTGCCCACGAGTTTGTGGACACCAAGTTGCTCCAAATGTATGCGAAGTTTGGTTCTTTGGAAGATGCGGATTTGTTGTTTGATAAAATGGCGTTGAGGAACTTGTATTCTTGGACAGCTATGCTTAGGTTGTATGTTGATTATGGGCTTTTTGAGGAAGCTTTTCGGCTTTTTGAGAAATTGCAGTTGGAAGAACTTTTATTGGACTTTTTTGTCTTTCCCGTTGTATTGAAAATTTGTAGTGGTCTTGGAAATGTTGAAGTAGGAAGACAATTACATGGGATTTTGATTAAGTATCAGTTTGTTTTAAATGTTTATGTTGGTAATGCTTTGATTGATATGTATGGTAAATGTGGAAGCTTGGATGATGCTAAGAAAGTTCTAGAGACAATACCTGAAACGGATCGTGTATCATGGAATGCTGTTGTTACTGCTTGTGCTACCAATGGGAAGGTATATGAGGCATTGggtttttttgaaagaatgtCTTCGTTTGAGAATTTAAGACCAAATCTTGTCTCTTGGAGTGCCGTGATTGGGGGTTTCTCGCAAAATTGTTATGATGAGGAAGCCATTGAGATGTTGTTTAGAATGGTAGGGGAAGGCATTGAACCAAATGCACAGACTCTAGCGAGTGTTCTTCCAGCTTGTGCTAGATTACAAAACTTGAGCCTTGGCAAAGAATTTCATGGATATATCACGAGGCATAGGTTTATGTCTAACGCTATTGTTGTGAATGGGTTAATTGATCTGTATAGGAGATGTGGTGATATGACAAGTGCtttccatttgttttcaaagTTCTCAGTGAAAAATGTGGTTTCTTGTAATACAGTGATTGTTGGGTCCTGTGAAAATGGTAATGTCTGCAAGGCCAAGGAACTATTTGATCGGATGGAGATTATGGCTATCAAGAAGGATATAATTTCATGGAACTCTATGATATCTGGATATGTAAACAACTCCCTATTTGATGAAGCTTTGGATTTGTTTAAGCATGTTCTGATGGAAGATGGAATTGCACCCGATTCCTTCACTCTAGGGAGTGTTCTAACTGCTTGTGCTGACACAGGTTCTTTGAGACTTGGGAAAGGGATACATTCTCAAGCCATTGTTAGAGGCCTGCAATCCAATACCTTTGTTGGTGGAGCTTTGGTCGAAATGTACTGCAAATGTCAAGACCTAAGGGCTGCTCAAATTGCTTTTAATGAAGTAACCGAGCGCGATACGGCAACATGGAATGCTTTGATATCGGGCTATGCCCGCTGCAATCAGATTGAAGACATTCAACATCTGCTTAGAAAAATGAACGAAGATGGTTttgagccaaatgtttataCGTGGAATGGCATTATTGCAGGTCATGTGGAAAATGACCTACACGACAAAGCCATGCAGTTGATCTTTGAAATGCAGACTTCAAATGTGAGGCCTGACATTTACACTATTGGAATAATTCTACCTGCTTGTTCAAGGTCAGCTACCATTGCACGGGGAAAGCAGGTTCATGCACATTCGATTAGATGTGGTTATGATGCTGATGTCTACATAGGAGCAGCCCTTGTGGACATGTATGCTAAATGTGGGAGTATACATCACGCACCACTAGCATATAATAGGATTTCAGACCCAAATTTGGTGTCCCACAATGCCATGCTTACAGCATATGCAATGCATGGACAGGGGGAGGATGGAATTGCTCTCTTTAGAGGAATGCTAGCGAATGGCTTTAGGCCAGATCAAGTGACTTTTCTTTCCGCTCTTTCTTCATGTGTTCATGTTGGGTCGGTTGAGATGGGTCAGGAATTATTTGATCTGATGCAGCACTATGATGTCAAACCCACCATAAAGCACTATACATGCATGATTGATCTGCTAAGTCGAGCAGGTCAGCTTAATGAAGCTTATGAACTTATCCAGAGAGTTCCAATGGAAGCTGACTCAGTGATGTGGGGCGCCTTGTTTGGCGGCTgtgttattcataataatcTTGAGTTGGGAGAAATTGCGGCAAAGAGACTTATAGCATTGGAGCCCAATAATACCGGAAACTATGTACCGTTGGCAAATTTATATGCTTATGCTGGAAAATGGTCTGATCTAGCAagtacaagaaaaaaaattaaagatattGGAATGTTTAAGACCCCAGGATGTAGTTGGATTGAGGATAGAGGTGATAGTCATGTATTTCTTGCACATGACAAGTCTCATAAAAGAACAGAAGATATCTATGCCACTTTGGATAAATTAACCCTCCACATGAAAACAGTCACTTTGTAG